A portion of the Pseudomonas synxantha BG33R genome contains these proteins:
- a CDS encoding OprD family porin, whose amino-acid sequence MLSTQPQACTPVRSCLLNHTALASACALAGFSPLSQAAFFEDSSATLETRNMYFNRDFRDGTRAQQSKRDEWAQGFMLNLQSGYTDGTVGFGVDALGMLGLKLDSSPDRTGTGLLPTHDDGRAANEYSKLGLTGKVKISATELKVGALIPELPILKPNDGRILPQTFNGGLITSKEFKNLVFTGGRLDKAKDRDDTNYEDIALNNKNSRFLSGATGKHFNFGGVDYKFAEKITGSYHFAQLDDVYRQHFLGLVAARPMGPGTFAADLRMAISDDTGSARGGNIDNTSLNGLFSYALNGHKLSAGYQHMSGDSAFPYVDGSDPYLVNFVQINDFAGAEERSWQARYDYDFAKLGIPGLSFMSRYLSGDNIKLKNGQTGKEWERNSEIKYVVQSGTFKDVAVRLRNATYRSNYSARDADEMRLLVSYSIALW is encoded by the coding sequence ATGCTGTCGACACAGCCCCAGGCTTGCACGCCTGTTCGTTCTTGCCTTCTGAACCACACCGCTCTCGCCAGTGCTTGCGCCCTCGCCGGCTTTTCGCCGCTAAGTCAGGCTGCCTTCTTCGAAGACAGTAGCGCGACCCTGGAAACCCGCAACATGTACTTCAACCGCGACTTTCGCGACGGTACACGTGCGCAGCAATCCAAACGCGACGAATGGGCCCAGGGCTTTATGCTCAACCTGCAATCGGGCTACACCGACGGCACTGTCGGTTTTGGCGTGGATGCGCTGGGTATGCTCGGCCTCAAGCTCGACTCCAGCCCCGACCGCACCGGCACCGGGTTGCTGCCGACCCACGACGACGGCCGTGCCGCCAATGAGTACTCCAAGCTGGGCCTGACCGGCAAAGTGAAAATCTCCGCCACCGAGCTGAAGGTCGGCGCGCTGATACCCGAATTGCCGATCCTCAAGCCCAACGACGGTCGCATCCTGCCGCAGACCTTCAACGGTGGCTTGATCACCTCCAAGGAATTCAAGAACCTGGTATTCACCGGCGGCCGCCTGGACAAAGCCAAAGACCGCGACGACACCAACTACGAAGATATCGCGCTCAACAACAAGAACAGCCGCTTCCTCAGTGGCGCCACCGGCAAGCACTTCAACTTCGGCGGCGTGGACTACAAGTTCGCCGAAAAAATCACCGGCAGCTATCACTTCGCCCAACTCGATGACGTGTACCGCCAGCATTTCCTCGGCCTGGTCGCCGCGCGCCCGATGGGCCCCGGCACCTTTGCCGCCGACCTGCGCATGGCCATCAGTGACGACACCGGCAGCGCCCGCGGCGGCAATATCGACAACACATCCCTCAACGGCCTGTTCAGCTATGCCCTCAATGGCCATAAGCTCAGCGCCGGCTACCAGCACATGTCGGGCGACAGCGCCTTTCCGTATGTGGATGGCAGCGACCCGTACCTGGTCAACTTCGTACAGATCAACGACTTTGCCGGCGCCGAAGAACGCTCCTGGCAGGCACGCTACGACTACGATTTCGCCAAGCTTGGGATTCCAGGCCTGAGTTTCATGAGCCGTTATCTGTCGGGCGACAACATCAAGCTCAAGAACGGCCAAACGGGCAAAGAGTGGGAGCGCAACAGCGAGATCAAGTA
- a CDS encoding response regulator, with amino-acid sequence MRVLLVEDHLQLAESVAQALKGMGLTVDVLHDGVAADLALGSEEYAAAILDVGLPRMDGFEVLARLRARGKNLPVLMLTARSDVKDRVHGLNLGADDYLAKPFELTELEARVKALLRRSVLGGERQQTCGVLVYDLDTRRFTVGGELMTLTSREQAVLEALIARPGRVMSKEQLASQVFGLDEEASPDAIEIYVHRLRKKLDGQPIAIVTFRGLGYLLEARDA; translated from the coding sequence ATGCGTGTCCTCCTGGTTGAAGACCATCTGCAACTTGCCGAAAGTGTTGCGCAAGCGCTCAAGGGCATGGGTCTGACCGTCGACGTGCTGCACGATGGTGTGGCCGCGGACCTGGCCTTGGGCAGCGAGGAATACGCGGCGGCGATCCTCGATGTGGGCCTGCCGCGCATGGATGGTTTCGAGGTGCTGGCGCGCTTGCGGGCCCGAGGGAAAAACCTGCCGGTGCTGATGCTGACGGCACGCAGTGATGTCAAAGACCGCGTGCACGGCCTGAACCTGGGCGCCGATGACTACCTCGCCAAGCCGTTCGAACTGACAGAGCTGGAAGCGCGGGTCAAGGCGCTGCTGCGCCGCAGCGTACTGGGTGGGGAGCGCCAGCAGACGTGCGGGGTGCTGGTATACGACCTGGACACACGACGCTTCACGGTTGGCGGTGAATTGATGACGTTGACCTCCCGCGAGCAAGCCGTGCTCGAAGCCTTGATCGCCCGACCCGGCCGCGTGATGAGCAAAGAGCAATTGGCCTCTCAGGTTTTCGGCCTGGACGAGGAGGCCAGCCCCGATGCCATCGAAATCTACGTGCATCGCCTGCGCAAGAAGCTCGACGGCCAGCCCATCGCCATCGTGACGTTCCGCGGCCTGGGCTACTTGCTGGAAGCCCGCGATGCATAA
- a CDS encoding sensor histidine kinase, giving the protein MHKPSSLRWRLLWNLALLLVLLMLASGMSAYWNGREAADTAYDRTLLASARTIAAGLTQVDGTLSANVPYVALDTFAYDSAGRIYYQVNDIHQKLISGYENLPGPPPGTPRTDDYPALARFYNAMYQGQHVRVVSLLKAVSEPNMNGMAEIRVAETDEARVAMARSLMADTLLRLGMLAIGALLLVWFAVSAALRPLERLRTAVEERQPDDLRPLPLVEVQDEFGPLVRSLNHFTERLRGQFERQAQFIADAAHELRTPLAALKARLELGLRAQEPATWHSTLESAAQGTDRLTHLANQLLSLARIENGARAIAEGGAQLLDLSQLARELGMAMAPLAHARGVALALEADEPVWLRGEPTLLNELLSNLVDNAMAHTPPGGNVILRVTAPAVLEVEDDGPGIPLDERDRVFERFYRRSQQGMGSGLGLAIVGEICRAHLAQISLHDGELAGLKVRVSFIGG; this is encoded by the coding sequence ATGCATAAGCCCAGCAGTCTGCGCTGGCGCTTGCTGTGGAACCTGGCGCTGTTGCTGGTGCTGTTGATGCTCGCCAGCGGCATGAGCGCCTACTGGAACGGGCGCGAAGCCGCCGACACGGCCTATGACCGCACGCTGTTGGCTTCGGCGCGCACCATTGCCGCAGGCTTGACCCAGGTGGACGGCACCCTCAGCGCAAATGTGCCGTATGTGGCCCTCGACACCTTCGCCTACGACAGTGCCGGGCGCATCTATTATCAGGTCAACGATATCCACCAGAAGCTGATATCCGGTTACGAAAACCTCCCAGGCCCGCCGCCCGGCACTCCCCGCACCGACGATTACCCGGCCCTGGCGCGCTTCTACAACGCCATGTACCAGGGCCAGCACGTGCGAGTGGTGAGCCTGCTCAAGGCCGTCTCCGAGCCGAACATGAATGGCATGGCCGAGATTCGTGTCGCGGAGACCGACGAAGCACGCGTTGCCATGGCCCGCAGCTTGATGGCCGACACCTTGCTGCGCCTGGGGATGCTGGCCATCGGCGCGTTGCTGCTGGTGTGGTTTGCGGTGAGCGCTGCACTGCGTCCGCTCGAACGCCTGCGTACAGCGGTGGAAGAACGCCAACCCGATGATTTGCGGCCGCTGCCATTGGTGGAAGTTCAGGATGAGTTCGGCCCGCTGGTGCGCTCCCTCAACCATTTCACCGAACGTCTGCGCGGCCAGTTCGAGCGCCAGGCCCAGTTTATTGCCGATGCAGCCCACGAACTGCGTACGCCCTTGGCGGCGCTCAAGGCTCGCCTGGAACTGGGCTTGCGTGCCCAGGAGCCGGCCACCTGGCACAGCACCCTGGAAAGCGCTGCCCAGGGCACCGACCGCCTGACCCATCTGGCCAATCAATTGTTGTCGCTGGCCCGTATCGAAAACGGTGCCCGAGCCATTGCTGAAGGGGGCGCGCAGTTGCTCGACCTCAGCCAGCTGGCGCGCGAACTGGGCATGGCCATGGCGCCGCTGGCTCACGCGCGCGGGGTGGCCTTGGCACTGGAGGCGGACGAGCCGGTCTGGTTGCGCGGTGAACCGACGCTGTTGAATGAGCTGCTGAGCAATCTGGTGGACAACGCTATGGCCCATACGCCACCTGGCGGCAATGTGATTTTGCGCGTGACCGCGCCGGCGGTGCTGGAGGTTGAGGATGATGGCCCAGGCATCCCGTTGGATGAGCGGGACCGGGTATTCGAGCGCTTTTATCGCCGTAGCCAGCAGGGCATGGGGTCTGGCTTGGGGCTGGCGATTGTCGGGGAGATCTGCCGTGCGCACCTGGCGCAGATCAGCCTGCATGATGGCGAGTTGGCCGGGTTGAAAGTGCGCGTGAGTTTTATCGGCGGTTGA
- a CDS encoding HDOD domain-containing protein has translation MNKLAEKVQQALVTAIDNDDLVLPTLPEVALKIRQAAEDPEISISHLSKVISRDTALSARLIKVVNSPLLRASQEVTDLHTAITRLGTNYSSNLAIGLVMEQIFHARSEVVAQKMRDVWCRSLEVAGVSYALCRRHSHLKADQAALGGLVHQIGVLPILTYAEDHYELLSDPVSLNHVIESIHPLLGDKLLSRWDFPEMLAKLPGQYLNLERNSATLDYVDLVQIAVLYCHHNTDHPLAKVDITSVPAMKKLRIDLYSEKTRTELDEARSMFY, from the coding sequence ATGAACAAGCTGGCGGAAAAAGTCCAACAGGCGTTGGTGACGGCCATCGACAACGATGACCTGGTTCTGCCGACATTGCCGGAGGTGGCCCTGAAAATTCGCCAGGCCGCCGAAGACCCTGAGATCAGCATCAGTCATTTGAGCAAGGTGATCAGTCGCGACACCGCCCTGTCGGCGCGCCTGATCAAGGTGGTCAACAGCCCGCTGTTACGGGCGAGCCAGGAAGTCACCGACCTTCACACGGCCATCACGCGGCTGGGCACCAACTACAGCAGCAACCTGGCCATCGGCCTGGTGATGGAGCAGATTTTTCACGCCCGCTCCGAAGTGGTCGCACAGAAAATGCGCGATGTGTGGTGCCGTAGCCTGGAAGTCGCCGGCGTCAGCTATGCCTTGTGTCGCCGGCATAGTCACCTCAAGGCCGACCAGGCGGCCCTCGGCGGGTTGGTGCATCAGATCGGCGTGCTGCCGATCCTCACCTACGCCGAAGACCACTACGAGCTGCTTTCCGACCCGGTCAGCCTCAACCACGTCATCGAAAGCATTCATCCGTTACTGGGCGACAAACTGCTGAGTCGCTGGGACTTCCCCGAAATGCTGGCGAAACTGCCGGGCCAGTACCTGAACCTGGAACGCAACTCTGCCACACTCGACTATGTGGATCTGGTGCAGATCGCCGTGCTCTACTGCCATCACAACACCGACCATCCGCTGGCGAAAGTCGACATTACCAGCGTGCCTGCGATGAAAAAGCTGCGAATTGATCTCTACAGCGAAAAGACGCGCACCGAACTGGATGAAGCCCGGTCGATGTTCTACTGA
- a CDS encoding YgfZ/GcvT domain-containing protein, with the protein MADSAFFCPLSHEGVLAVRGSDAAKFLQGQLTCNLNYLSDTQASLGARCTQKGRMQSSFRILLQGDGVLLAMATELLEPQLADLKKYAVFSKSKLTDESSAWVRFGLADADTPLAALGLALPAETDSVVRTDTLIAIRVSPGRAELWVPTEQADTVRNQLAAQLPQAELNAWLLGQIRAGIGQVMAQTRELFIPQMLNLQAVGGVSFKKGCYTGQEIVARMQYLGKLKRRLYRLSLEATQLPEPGTPLFSPGHNSAVGEVVIAAKADQSIELLAVLQAEAAESGDVRTGSLEGPGLQLLDLPYQLDRDREIQR; encoded by the coding sequence ATGGCTGACTCTGCTTTCTTCTGCCCCCTGTCCCACGAAGGCGTTCTCGCCGTCCGCGGTTCTGATGCTGCCAAATTCCTGCAAGGCCAGCTGACCTGCAACCTCAATTACCTGAGTGATACCCAGGCCAGCCTGGGCGCGCGCTGCACGCAAAAAGGCCGGATGCAGTCCAGCTTCCGCATCCTGCTGCAAGGTGACGGCGTGCTCCTGGCCATGGCCACGGAGCTGCTCGAACCGCAGTTGGCAGACCTGAAGAAATACGCGGTGTTCTCCAAATCCAAACTTACCGACGAAAGCTCCGCCTGGGTACGCTTCGGGCTGGCGGACGCAGACACGCCCCTGGCCGCCCTTGGCCTGGCGCTACCCGCCGAAACCGACAGCGTGGTGCGCACCGACACCTTGATCGCTATTCGCGTGTCCCCTGGCCGTGCCGAACTCTGGGTGCCCACCGAACAAGCCGACACCGTGCGCAACCAACTGGCCGCACAATTGCCACAAGCTGAGTTGAATGCCTGGCTGCTTGGCCAGATTCGCGCGGGTATCGGCCAGGTAATGGCGCAGACCCGCGAACTGTTCATCCCGCAGATGCTCAACCTGCAAGCCGTGGGCGGCGTCAGTTTCAAGAAAGGCTGCTACACCGGCCAGGAAATCGTCGCGCGCATGCAATATCTGGGCAAACTCAAGCGGCGCCTGTATCGACTAAGCCTTGAAGCCACGCAATTACCCGAGCCCGGCACGCCGTTGTTTTCCCCAGGCCATAACAGCGCGGTTGGCGAGGTCGTGATCGCGGCAAAAGCTGACCAGTCGATTGAACTTCTCGCTGTGCTGCAAGCCGAAGCTGCCGAGAGTGGCGACGTGCGTACAGGCAGCCTGGAAGGCCCCGGCCTGCAGCTGCTTGATCTGCCTTACCAACTGGACCGTGATCGCGAGATACAGCGTTAA
- a CDS encoding succinate dehydrogenase assembly factor 2: MVEDVEINRLYWHSRRGMLELDVLLVPFTKEVYATLDQVDRELYVRLLTCEDQDMFGWFMERAESEDPELQRMVRMILDRVQPK; encoded by the coding sequence ATGGTCGAAGATGTAGAAATCAATCGCCTCTACTGGCACAGCCGTCGTGGCATGCTGGAGCTGGATGTATTGCTGGTGCCTTTCACCAAAGAGGTGTACGCAACGCTCGATCAGGTGGACCGCGAGCTCTACGTCAGGTTGCTGACCTGTGAAGATCAGGACATGTTCGGCTGGTTCATGGAGCGCGCTGAATCTGAAGATCCAGAGCTGCAGCGCATGGTTCGGATGATCCTGGATCGTGTCCAGCCCAAGTAA
- a CDS encoding protein YgfX codes for MSSPSNRFECRWQASRLLLAAYLLAQLFAMGSLLVLNLPYSSLGILLCLAHCAWVLPRHVLLTHRSSIRGLRRDDDGWQLFSAARGWHAVQLRPDSLALPLIVVLRYRVPGERRVRSICVPKDALGADVHRRLRVRLKFSRRRWLAPE; via the coding sequence GTGTCCAGCCCAAGTAATCGTTTTGAATGTCGCTGGCAGGCTTCGCGGCTGTTGCTGGCGGCGTATCTGCTTGCCCAACTGTTCGCGATGGGTAGCCTGCTGGTTTTGAACCTGCCTTATTCAAGCCTCGGCATCCTGTTATGCCTGGCACACTGCGCGTGGGTGCTACCGCGCCATGTTCTGCTTACTCACCGTTCGTCGATTCGTGGCCTGCGCCGTGACGACGATGGCTGGCAATTATTCAGCGCCGCACGCGGCTGGCACGCGGTGCAGCTGCGCCCCGACAGCCTGGCGTTGCCGCTGATCGTGGTGCTGCGTTATCGAGTGCCGGGCGAGCGGCGGGTGCGCTCGATCTGTGTGCCCAAGGACGCACTGGGCGCCGATGTGCACCGACGCCTGCGGGTGCGCCTGAAGTTCAGCCGCCGTAGGTGGTTGGCACCAGAATAG